One part of the Phacochoerus africanus isolate WHEZ1 chromosome 7, ROS_Pafr_v1, whole genome shotgun sequence genome encodes these proteins:
- the LOC125131834 gene encoding olfactory receptor 8S1-like, which yields MGSRNHSSITEFILIGLSDDPHIEALLFVLFLVIYLLTMMGNLTMLLVIRADSHLHTPMYFFLSNLSFVDLCFSCVTLPKLMKDLLSEKKTISVEGCLAQVFFVFFSSGTEACLLSVMAYDRYAAICHPLLYGQVMSNQLCMRLVLISWGLASLNASVIVLLAINLDFCDAHTIHHYTCELPALFPLSCSDISITTLILLCSSLLHGLGTFLPIFFSYARIISTILNISSSTGRKKAFSTCSSHLIAVILFFGSGFLCYLMPPSGSSLDLILSVQYSAVTPMLNPLIYSLKNKEVKAAVKRTLGKYL from the coding sequence ATGGGCTCGAGGAACCACAGCTCCATCACCGAGTTTATTCTCATTGGGCTGTCTGACGATCCCCACATCGAGGCTCTGCTCTTTGTGCTCTTCCTGGTGATTTACCTCCTGACCATGATGGGGAACCTGACAATGCTGCTGGTGATCAGGGCTGAttcccacctccacacacccatgtatttcttcttgagtaaTCTATCATTTGTGGACCTCTGCTTCTCTTGCGTCACTCTGCCCAAGCTGATGAAAGACCTCCTGTCTGAGAAGAAAACCATCTCAGTAGAGGGATGTCTGGCTCAggtcttctttgtgtttttctcttcagGAACTGAAGCCTGTTTGCTctcagtgatggcctatgaccgctatgctGCCATCTGCCACCCACTGCTCTATGGCCAGGTGATGAGCAACCAGCTCTGTATGAGGCTGGTATTGATCTCATGgggcctggcctctctcaatgcaTCTGTCATTGTACTCTTGGCTATTAACTTAGATTTCTGTGATGCCCACACTATACACCACTACACCTGTGAACTGCCTGCTCTTTTCCCCCTGTCTTGCTCTGATATCTCCATCACTACCCTTATCCTTCTCTGCTCCAGCTTACTGCATGGGCTTGGAACTTTCCTTCCAATCTTCTTCTCCTATGCCCGTATTATCTCCACCATCCTGAACATCAGCTCCAGCACAGGCAGAAAGAAAGCATTCTCTacctgctcctcccacctcaTTGCAGTGATTCTGTTCTTTGGCTCAGGTTTTCTTTGTTAtctcatgcctccctctggctccTCTTTGGATTTGATCCTCTCTGTACAGTACAGTGCAGTCACACCCATGTTGAATCCCCTCATCTACAGCTTAAAAAACAAGGAAGTGAAGGCAGCTGTGAAAAGGACATTGGGGAAATATCTATAA
- the LOC125130449 gene encoding olfactory receptor 8S1-like, translated as MALRNHSTITEFILLGLSADPTVQTLLFVLFLVIYLLTMMGNLMMLLVIRADSHLHIPMYFFLTHLSFLDLCFSSVTVPKLLENLLSKKKNISKEGCLTQAFFMFDIGGTEIFLLSAMAFDRYAAICYPLLYVQVMSSQLCVNLVWVSWGLGFLDAVINIPLAVNLDFCEAHIIPHYSCDLPSFFPLSCSDNSTNVTVLVGSTVLHGFGTFFLIFFSYIRIVSTILSISSTSGRSKAFSTCSSHLIAVSFFYGSAFLRYLMPTSGSPLELIFSIQYGVVTPLVNPLIYSLKNKEVKTALRRTLGKCAGRKL; from the coding sequence ATGGCCTTGAGGAACCATAGCACCATTACTGAGTTCATCCTCCTAGGGCTGTCTGCTGACCCCACAGTCCAGACATTGCTCTTTGTGCTCTTCCTTGTGATTTACCTCCTGACTATGATGGGGAACCTGATGATGCTACTGGTAATCAGAGCTGATTCCCACCTCCACATACCTATGTACTTCTTTCTGACCCACCTCTCTTTTCTGGATCTTTGCTTCTCTTCAGTCACAGTGCCCAAGCTTCTGGAGAACCTcctatctaaaaagaaaaacatttccaaagAGGGCTGCCTGACTCAGGCCTTCTTTATGTTTGACATTGGAGGAACAGAAATCTTCCTGCTCTCTGCCATGGCCTTTGACCGCTACGCTGCCATCTGTTACCCTCTGCTCTATGTCCAGGTGATGAGCAGCCAGCTCTGTGTAAATCTGGTATGGGTTTCATGGGGCCTGGGTTTTCTGGATGCAGTCATCAACATCCCCCTGGCTGTGAACTTGGACTTCTGTGAGGCCCATATAATCCCCCACTATAGCTGTGATCtaccctctttcttccctctgtccTGCTCTGATAACTCCACTAATGTCACTGTCCTAGTTGGCTCCACAGTGCTACATGGCTTTGGTACATTCTTCCTGATCTTCTTCTCCTACATACGCATTGTCTCCACCATCCTAAGCATCAGCTCCACCTCAGGCAGAAgcaaggccttctccacctgctcctcccacctcaTTGCAGTAAGCTTCTTCTATGGCTCAGCTTTCCTCCGTTATCTCATGCCAACCTCAGGTTCACCTCTGGAGCTGATCTTCTCCATACAGTATGGTGTGGTCACTCCCCTAGTGAATCCCCTCATCTACAGtctgaaaaacaaagaagtaaagaCAGCTCTAAGAAGAACCCTGGGGAAATGTGCAGGTAGAAAACTATAA